The DNA region CGCCAATGTCCGCAGCCGTTTGTTTCCGAGTCTGGAACGCCTTGAGGCGATGTGCGCCTCGGATCAGGCCCGCGAGGCTCTGGCCGAAATCCGTCTGGGGCTTCGGGAACTGACCGAGCCCTTCTGCCACCGGCTGTCCACGGCCTGCCAGGGCCTGACCCCCATGGAAACCCGGGTCGCGGAATGTATCCGCGAGGGACTGTCCACCAAGGACATTGCCCAGCGCCTGGGCGTGGGCACGGCCACGGTCGATTCCCACCGTCA from Deltaproteobacteria bacterium includes:
- a CDS encoding LuxR family transcriptional regulator, with translation RTAELEAQTARLAEMNAALKVILNQREQDRGELGKNILANVRSRLFPSLERLEAMCASDQAREALAEIRLGLRELTEPFCHRLSTACQGLTPMETRVAECIREGLSTKDIAQRLGVGTATVDSHRHHIRRKLGLGHRSVNLRAYLQSLASS